A genomic window from Lactobacillus sp. ESL0677 includes:
- a CDS encoding FAD-binding protein: MFYNSTLKWDAVYDVIVVGFGGAGAGAARFAADNNAKVLLIDAAPEGQEGGNTRYAGGAFAWSDNFEDLREYYKQTYYPFKYDPKDLDTFVNNVLQMKEYSKKYFGIEAQYTGRRPEGEYPEYRHASTMRSQSMTQGMYNGGFWKLLRKKVYERLDKIDVWFSSPAQHLIQDPETKTILGVQIKHQGQVRYVAAQNGVVLSCGGFENNQDMVQNFLGQGSLAPIGTLYNQGKGIDLAVEAGARLWHMSNYDSHGFSLNEGQPREKFAYMINWKSLFNGSIFVAGDDGTRYYREDEEDRHGYKYNHGNWIMLPNQNHPHIVMDQKQYEQLAEDDSAKADQIKELISYAIKADSIAELAEKIKAPKLEQAVTDFNFFTDKMERDMVLDRKIETMRAFGEGPYYAIPIRHNILHTHGGGRRNENCEVLDMANNVIPHLYEAGELGDIFATKYIGANSIADLLISGKIAGENAAWPKRKIIDFEVISHASKAPELQSDAHILTSDYEAGPNQGIGISENGINDVPIIVRVTASDDKITDIEILQQKETPSLGGRAIPALTKAMLAKQTADVDAFSGASVTSAAFKDAVKQALQNIKK; the protein is encoded by the coding sequence TTGTTTTACAATTCAACTCTTAAATGGGATGCCGTCTATGATGTAATTGTAGTCGGTTTTGGTGGTGCCGGTGCCGGTGCAGCTAGATTTGCAGCTGACAACAATGCCAAAGTATTATTAATAGATGCTGCTCCTGAAGGCCAAGAGGGCGGTAATACTCGTTATGCCGGTGGTGCTTTTGCGTGGAGTGATAACTTTGAAGACTTACGTGAATATTACAAGCAAACGTATTATCCCTTTAAATATGACCCTAAGGACTTAGATACCTTTGTCAACAATGTTTTGCAGATGAAGGAATACTCAAAGAAATATTTCGGTATAGAAGCTCAATACACAGGTAGAAGACCTGAGGGTGAGTATCCTGAATATCGTCATGCGTCAACAATGCGTTCACAAAGTATGACTCAGGGGATGTATAATGGTGGTTTCTGGAAATTACTGCGTAAAAAAGTTTACGAAAGATTAGATAAGATTGATGTCTGGTTTTCAAGCCCAGCTCAACACTTAATTCAAGATCCAGAAACCAAAACAATTTTGGGCGTTCAAATTAAGCACCAAGGTCAAGTTCGTTATGTAGCTGCTCAAAATGGTGTTGTTCTCTCATGTGGTGGTTTTGAAAACAATCAAGACATGGTACAAAACTTTTTAGGTCAAGGATCATTAGCACCAATTGGGACATTATACAACCAAGGTAAGGGAATTGATCTTGCTGTTGAGGCTGGTGCTCGTTTATGGCACATGTCCAATTATGACTCACACGGTTTTTCATTAAATGAAGGTCAACCAAGAGAAAAGTTTGCTTACATGATTAACTGGAAGAGCCTATTTAACGGTAGTATTTTTGTGGCTGGTGATGACGGTACACGTTATTATCGTGAAGATGAAGAAGATCGGCACGGTTATAAATATAACCACGGTAACTGGATTATGCTGCCTAACCAAAATCATCCGCATATTGTAATGGATCAAAAACAATATGAGCAACTTGCTGAAGATGATTCTGCTAAAGCTGATCAAATTAAGGAATTAATCTCTTATGCCATCAAGGCAGATTCAATTGCGGAATTAGCTGAAAAGATTAAGGCTCCTAAATTGGAACAAGCAGTTACTGATTTTAATTTCTTCACTGACAAAATGGAACGTGACATGGTTTTAGACCGGAAGATTGAAACAATGCGCGCATTTGGTGAAGGTCCGTACTATGCAATTCCAATTCGCCATAACATCTTGCATACTCACGGCGGTGGTCGTCGTAATGAAAATTGTGAAGTGCTTGATATGGCAAATAACGTAATTCCTCATCTTTATGAAGCTGGAGAATTAGGTGACATTTTTGCTACTAAATATATTGGTGCTAACAGTATTGCTGATTTATTAATTTCAGGAAAAATTGCGGGAGAAAACGCTGCATGGCCAAAGCGCAAGATTATTGACTTTGAAGTTATTAGTCATGCAAGTAAGGCACCAGAATTACAATCTGACGCTCACATTTTGACAAGTGATTATGAAGCTGGTCCAAATCAAGGTATTGGCATCAGTGAAAATGGGATTAATGATGTTCCGATTATTGTTCGGGTAACTGCTAGTGATGACAAGATTACTGATATTGAAATCTTGCAACAAAAAGAAACACCATCACTTGGTGGTCGCGCTATTCCAGCTTTAACAAAGGCAATGTTAGCTAAGCAAACAGCTGATGTTGATGCCTTTAGTGGTGCCAGTGTAACCAGTGCAGCGTTTAAGGATGCAGTCAAGCAAGCATTGCAAAATATTAAGAAGTAG
- a CDS encoding LysR family transcriptional regulator, which produces MNEKDLIYFCKLVESGNYTTTAAYFGVTQPTISMAIKRLAKKFEDPLIVQKNRKSKLILTNAGELLYQKAKILIQDIASINYDVKHASDKKIRLAFSGEAGSSYIPDIIQKFFQVGLTHLLDTHIERSADAFSDLTNGKVDVAIYSWMVKINDPDYFIHNLQKTELVIITGLDDPWKDVHEVSAAQLRDRRFIARERGFLTRECLEQEAKLGDFAPDIVYTATTMKLMIDLVKRNVGIALAMESSLKDVTGVHIVRLNSGQKLWAYMQIAMRKSFVPNKYQREGIEILRHFKP; this is translated from the coding sequence ATGAATGAAAAAGATTTAATTTATTTTTGTAAATTGGTTGAAAGTGGTAATTACACTACTACCGCGGCTTATTTTGGCGTTACACAACCAACAATCTCTATGGCTATCAAACGACTCGCAAAAAAGTTTGAAGACCCATTAATTGTTCAAAAAAATCGCAAAAGTAAGTTAATACTGACCAATGCTGGTGAATTACTTTATCAAAAAGCTAAAATCCTAATCCAAGATATTGCAAGTATTAATTACGATGTTAAACATGCCAGCGACAAAAAAATTCGGCTTGCCTTTTCTGGTGAAGCCGGAAGTTCTTATATTCCCGATATTATTCAAAAATTTTTCCAAGTAGGCCTAACTCACCTGCTTGACACTCATATTGAACGGTCAGCTGACGCTTTTTCTGATCTCACTAATGGTAAGGTTGATGTCGCAATTTATTCTTGGATGGTTAAAATTAACGACCCAGATTACTTTATCCATAACTTACAAAAGACAGAATTAGTAATCATTACTGGACTTGATGACCCGTGGAAAGATGTCCATGAAGTCAGCGCAGCCCAATTACGAGACAGACGCTTTATTGCCCGCGAGCGTGGTTTCTTAACTAGAGAATGTCTTGAGCAGGAAGCAAAATTAGGCGACTTTGCCCCCGACATTGTTTATACAGCAACCACAATGAAGTTAATGATTGACCTTGTAAAGCGCAACGTCGGTATTGCTCTAGCAATGGAAAGTAGTTTAAAAGACGTCACGGGAGTTCATATTGTCCGCTTGAATTCTGGACAAAAATTATGGGCATATATGCAGATTGCGATGCGCAAGAGTTTTGTACCAAATAAATACCAGCGTGAAGGTATTGAAATTTTACGTCATTTTAAACCATAA
- a CDS encoding MIP/aquaporin family protein codes for MLHDSLGMQLVGEFVGTAMMILLGDGVCADMGLKKSKASGANWVGIAFGWGMAITFSVYFVKWLTPGFFNPAVAVAMAISGSFSWSYVLPYIIAEVAGAFAGAILVWLMFYPHWKETTDQEAILTSFATAPAIRNYFWNFFAEMLATFVLVYGLLAFSKSGVDGALNPILAGSLITAIAFSLGGPTGIALNPARDFGPRLAHQVLPIANKGNSDWAYSWVPIVGPFVGGILAALLFIGLR; via the coding sequence ATGTTACATGATAGTTTGGGTATGCAATTAGTTGGTGAATTTGTCGGAACAGCAATGATGATTTTATTAGGCGACGGTGTCTGTGCAGATATGGGCCTAAAAAAGTCAAAAGCTAGTGGAGCTAATTGGGTTGGCATTGCATTTGGCTGGGGTATGGCAATTACCTTTTCCGTATACTTTGTTAAATGGTTGACACCTGGTTTCTTTAATCCAGCAGTTGCTGTGGCGATGGCAATTTCAGGCAGTTTCTCTTGGTCTTATGTCTTGCCATATATTATTGCTGAGGTTGCAGGAGCTTTTGCTGGCGCCATTTTAGTGTGGTTAATGTTTTATCCTCACTGGAAAGAAACAACAGATCAAGAAGCGATTTTGACAAGCTTTGCTACGGCACCTGCCATTAGAAATTACTTCTGGAACTTCTTTGCCGAAATGTTAGCAACCTTCGTTTTAGTATACGGGTTGCTCGCATTCAGCAAGAGTGGTGTTGATGGTGCATTAAATCCGATTCTTGCAGGTAGTTTGATCACTGCCATTGCATTTTCACTCGGTGGTCCTACTGGAATCGCCCTTAATCCAGCTCGTGACTTTGGTCCTCGGCTTGCTCACCAAGTATTACCAATTGCAAATAAAGGTAATTCTGATTGGGCTTACAGCTGGGTTCCAATTGTTGGGCCATTCGTTGGTGGTATCTTAGCTGCTTTATTATTCATTGGTCTTAGATAA
- the lepB gene encoding signal peptidase I: MEKEKNNEGWGSFFREVIVMMAVMLGIFYLLLTFVISNDRVDGASMQPNFENNERLIAVRHTSLKRNDVVVLYAPKAAQDVPGAAYVKRVIGLPGDKIVSKNDQMYVNGKLLPEPYLENNYKKADNAVGQTFTTNFTYQVPKGYYWVMGDHRDISKDSRFFGPVKRQKIIGKVVLRYWPLNKIQNF; encoded by the coding sequence ATGGAAAAAGAAAAAAATAACGAAGGCTGGGGCAGTTTCTTTCGTGAAGTGATTGTCATGATGGCGGTCATGCTAGGAATATTTTATTTATTACTAACTTTTGTGATTTCAAATGATCGTGTCGATGGAGCATCGATGCAACCTAATTTTGAAAATAATGAACGCTTGATTGCCGTGCGCCATACCTCATTGAAACGAAATGACGTTGTTGTGTTATATGCGCCTAAAGCCGCACAGGATGTTCCAGGGGCAGCTTATGTTAAGCGAGTGATTGGCTTACCTGGCGATAAGATTGTTTCTAAAAATGATCAAATGTATGTTAATGGTAAGTTATTGCCGGAGCCATATCTCGAAAATAACTACAAAAAAGCCGACAATGCAGTAGGGCAAACGTTCACAACTAATTTTACGTATCAAGTTCCCAAAGGTTATTATTGGGTAATGGGTGACCATCGTGATATTTCAAAAGATTCACGCTTTTTTGGTCCAGTAAAAAGGCAAAAAATAATTGGTAAAGTGGTATTGCGCTACTGGCCGCTTAATAAAATCCAAAACTTTTAA
- a CDS encoding MIP/aquaporin family protein produces MHDSLAMQMLGEFLGTAILVLFGDGICAVVNLKKSKGNGAGWLAVTLGWGFALAFGIYCVSWLSPGHLNPAVTLGMALVGNLPWSSVLPYFVAQVAGGFVGGILVWLTYYPHFAATEDQDVILGTFATEPAIRKYLWNFFAEMIGTFMLVFGLLAFSKSQFAPGLNPLVAGLLLGAIGLSLGGSTGAALNPARDLGPRLVHQLFPIANKGKSDWAYAWVPVVAPFVGGVLAALLFLVIK; encoded by the coding sequence ATGCATGATAGTTTAGCAATGCAGATGCTTGGAGAATTTTTAGGAACAGCTATCCTTGTTTTGTTTGGTGATGGCATCTGTGCTGTCGTTAATTTGAAGAAGTCAAAGGGTAATGGTGCTGGTTGGCTTGCAGTTACACTTGGCTGGGGCTTTGCTTTAGCCTTTGGGATTTACTGTGTAAGTTGGCTTAGTCCGGGTCATTTAAACCCAGCTGTTACTTTGGGAATGGCACTTGTAGGGAATTTGCCTTGGAGTTCTGTTCTACCATACTTTGTTGCTCAAGTTGCCGGTGGTTTTGTTGGTGGTATTCTCGTATGGCTGACATACTACCCACACTTTGCTGCAACCGAGGACCAAGATGTCATTTTAGGCACCTTTGCCACTGAACCAGCAATTAGAAAATATCTCTGGAATTTCTTCGCCGAAATGATTGGGACATTTATGCTTGTCTTTGGCTTATTGGCCTTCAGTAAGAGTCAATTTGCTCCTGGACTAAATCCACTAGTTGCCGGTTTATTATTAGGTGCTATTGGTCTGTCATTGGGCGGTTCAACTGGTGCTGCTCTTAACCCAGCTCGCGATTTGGGACCAAGATTGGTTCACCAATTGTTCCCAATTGCTAATAAGGGCAAGTCTGACTGGGCATATGCCTGGGTTCCTGTTGTTGCACCATTTGTCGGTGGTGTCTTGGCAGCATTATTATTTTTAGTAATTAAATAA
- the dhaM gene encoding dihydroxyacetone kinase phosphoryl donor subunit DhaM, protein MSLGITLVSHVPEIASGLKKLLDQVAANVSITTAGGTNDDSIGTSMDRIMKAFTDNQADEIMAFYDLGSAKMNLEMAIEMTDKTVHLYDTAFIEGAYTAASLIQAGVGRTEVEDQLKELVIKD, encoded by the coding sequence ATGAGTTTAGGAATCACCTTAGTTTCGCATGTTCCGGAAATTGCAAGTGGCTTAAAAAAGTTATTGGATCAAGTAGCAGCTAATGTTTCAATTACTACTGCTGGTGGCACGAATGATGATAGTATTGGTACCAGTATGGATAGGATTATGAAGGCTTTTACCGATAATCAAGCTGACGAAATCATGGCTTTTTATGACCTTGGTAGTGCCAAAATGAATTTGGAAATGGCCATTGAAATGACAGATAAGACCGTTCATTTGTATGATACTGCCTTTATTGAGGGTGCTTATACAGCAGCCTCACTGATTCAAGCTGGCGTTGGCCGCACGGAAGTTGAAGATCAACTCAAAGAATTAGTTATCAAGGACTAA
- the dhaL gene encoding dihydroxyacetone kinase subunit DhaL, translating into MTLTVDTLTEWMNNFTAKIAANQQFLSDLDTPIGDGDHGFNMNRGMAAVSQKLAEKPASVTAAFKTIAMTLISTVGGASGPLYGTAFLEMAKKSSSTTDLSELLDAALAGIEKRGGAKSGDKTMVDVWTALIPDVKTGNLTAEKIASAVEATKEMVARRGRASYLGERSRGHVDPGSQSSGYLFEAMLETKGLL; encoded by the coding sequence ATGACATTAACTGTCGATACTCTAACAGAGTGGATGAATAATTTTACGGCTAAAATTGCCGCTAATCAGCAATTTTTGAGTGACCTAGATACCCCAATTGGCGATGGCGATCATGGATTTAACATGAATCGTGGTATGGCGGCAGTCAGCCAGAAGCTCGCTGAGAAACCAGCTAGTGTTACTGCAGCATTTAAAACAATTGCAATGACCTTGATTTCAACTGTCGGTGGAGCTTCTGGACCACTTTATGGGACTGCCTTTCTGGAAATGGCTAAAAAGAGCAGCTCAACGACTGATTTGAGTGAACTATTAGATGCGGCCTTAGCTGGAATTGAAAAACGTGGTGGTGCTAAGTCAGGCGATAAGACAATGGTTGACGTTTGGACTGCACTGATTCCTGACGTCAAGACTGGTAATCTGACCGCAGAAAAAATTGCTTCTGCAGTAGAAGCTACAAAGGAAATGGTTGCTAGGAGGGGCCGCGCTTCATATTTAGGTGAGCGGTCAAGAGGACATGTTGACCCTGGTTCACAATCAAGTGGCTACCTATTTGAAGCAATGTTAGAAACGAAGGGATTATTATGA
- the dhaK gene encoding dihydroxyacetone kinase subunit DhaK has translation MKKIINDPANVVPEMVSGMVRSYPQFIEKVPDAEAVMRSDKESMKGKVGLVTGGGSGHEPTHAGFVGKGMLSAAVCGEVFTSPTPDQIYAAIKAADQGQGVFLIIKNYSGDVMNFDMAKDLAEMDDIKVKSIVIDDDIAVENSTFTQGRRGVAGTILMHKILGAAAQNGASLDEIAELAEQVLPNIKTIAVALSAATNPETGKPGFVLQEDEIEFGVGIHSEPGYRREKIKPAKDLVEELVSKLDDEMHLDGSNKYAVLVNGMGATPLMEQYIFSNDLLNKLEQFKIKPAFMKIGNYMTSLDMAGLSLTMFELKDDKWLDALKMPVETIAW, from the coding sequence ATGAAGAAAATTATTAATGATCCTGCTAATGTTGTACCAGAAATGGTATCTGGGATGGTTCGGTCGTATCCACAATTTATTGAAAAAGTTCCTGATGCTGAAGCAGTTATGCGGTCCGATAAGGAATCAATGAAAGGCAAAGTTGGTCTTGTTACTGGTGGTGGTTCTGGACATGAGCCGACCCATGCTGGTTTTGTTGGTAAAGGAATGCTGAGCGCTGCTGTTTGCGGCGAAGTCTTTACTTCACCAACGCCAGATCAAATTTATGCTGCTATCAAGGCTGCCGATCAAGGTCAGGGAGTCTTTTTAATAATTAAAAATTATTCTGGCGACGTCATGAACTTCGATATGGCAAAGGATTTAGCCGAAATGGACGACATTAAAGTTAAATCAATCGTGATTGATGATGATATTGCTGTTGAGAACAGTACTTTTACGCAAGGACGCCGCGGCGTAGCTGGGACAATATTGATGCATAAAATTCTGGGAGCTGCTGCTCAAAATGGCGCAAGCCTTGATGAGATTGCAGAATTGGCTGAGCAGGTTTTACCGAATATTAAAACCATCGCTGTTGCCTTGTCTGCAGCGACTAACCCGGAAACCGGTAAGCCCGGCTTTGTTCTTCAAGAAGATGAAATTGAGTTTGGTGTAGGTATTCACTCGGAGCCAGGTTATCGCCGGGAAAAAATCAAACCTGCTAAGGATTTGGTTGAAGAATTAGTCAGCAAGCTGGATGATGAAATGCACCTTGATGGCAGTAATAAATATGCCGTACTTGTCAACGGAATGGGTGCAACGCCATTAATGGAGCAGTATATTTTTAGCAATGACTTACTAAATAAACTTGAGCAATTTAAGATTAAGCCAGCATTCATGAAGATCGGCAATTACATGACGTCACTTGACATGGCAGGATTGTCACTGACCATGTTCGAATTAAAGGATGATAAGTGGCTTGATGCACTAAAGATGCCAGTTGAAACAATTGCTTGGTAA
- a CDS encoding zinc-binding alcohol dehydrogenase family protein has translation MKAIGFTKSLPIEDNNSLFEFDMACPEPTNHDLLVKVEGVSVNPVDLVVRQSLRKKVKQPKVIGYDAVGVVTSIGNKVDNFKIGDRIFYAGALKRAGSNSEYQLVDEHIVAKVPQELTDAEVAAMPLTSLTAYEALFEKMQLTFNVLDNKGKTILIINGAGGVGSIAIQLAHLAGLTVIATASRPETRQWCLKLGADYVVNHRKDLCKEVQKIGFKDVDCILELNNIDQHWNEMAEIIKPDGIICSITENKQPIDLQKLTRKRVTFVWEWMFSKTYYHVNEASQGKILSQIASLLANQTIKSTVTTTLAPINATNLRKAHKMVQSGHMIGKVVVVNQIEN, from the coding sequence ATGAAAGCAATAGGATTTACTAAAAGTTTGCCAATCGAGGATAATAACAGCTTGTTTGAATTTGATATGGCTTGTCCTGAACCAACAAATCATGATTTATTGGTAAAGGTTGAAGGCGTCTCTGTTAATCCCGTCGATCTAGTAGTTCGGCAATCATTACGTAAAAAGGTAAAGCAGCCTAAAGTTATTGGTTATGACGCGGTAGGGGTAGTTACTAGCATAGGAAATAAAGTTGATAACTTTAAAATAGGAGATCGTATCTTCTATGCTGGTGCATTAAAAAGAGCAGGTTCTAATAGCGAATATCAGCTTGTTGATGAGCACATAGTGGCTAAAGTTCCTCAAGAATTAACTGATGCAGAAGTTGCGGCGATGCCATTAACGTCATTAACAGCGTATGAAGCTTTGTTTGAAAAAATGCAGTTAACTTTTAATGTACTGGATAATAAGGGCAAAACTATTTTAATCATTAATGGTGCTGGTGGTGTAGGGTCAATTGCAATTCAATTGGCGCACCTTGCAGGATTAACAGTAATTGCTACTGCTTCGAGGCCAGAAACAAGGCAATGGTGTTTAAAGCTCGGCGCTGATTATGTCGTTAATCATCGAAAAGATTTATGTAAAGAAGTGCAGAAAATTGGCTTTAAAGACGTTGACTGTATTCTTGAATTAAATAATATCGACCAACATTGGAATGAAATGGCTGAAATAATTAAGCCAGATGGCATAATTTGTTCAATTACGGAAAATAAGCAGCCGATTGATTTACAAAAGTTAACCCGTAAACGAGTAACTTTTGTTTGGGAGTGGATGTTTTCTAAAACTTACTATCACGTTAACGAAGCAAGTCAAGGGAAAATCTTAAGCCAGATTGCATCATTGTTAGCAAATCAAACGATTAAAAGTACAGTTACAACAACATTGGCACCAATAAATGCTACTAATTTACGTAAAGCACATAAAATGGTTCAAAGTGGTCACATGATTGGAAAAGTGGTTGTCGTTAATCAGATAGAAAATTAG
- a CDS encoding helix-turn-helix domain-containing protein encodes MTKAKNTYTCNNGCPVESTLQFISGKWKSVIIYHLIKGDATHFGELSRAMPSCSTRMLALQLKELETDNIISKKVYSEFPPKSKYFLTDFGQTLQPVILALNKWGKFYNEHATAKDMN; translated from the coding sequence ATGACAAAAGCAAAAAACACCTATACTTGTAATAACGGTTGTCCAGTAGAAAGTACTTTGCAGTTTATCTCCGGTAAATGGAAATCTGTCATTATTTATCACTTAATTAAAGGAGATGCTACCCATTTTGGTGAATTAAGTAGAGCGATGCCAAGTTGTTCTACAAGAATGCTAGCATTGCAGCTTAAAGAGTTAGAAACTGATAACATCATCAGTAAAAAAGTTTATTCAGAATTTCCCCCTAAATCAAAATATTTTCTAACCGACTTTGGTCAAACCTTACAGCCAGTCATTTTAGCTTTAAACAAGTGGGGAAAATTCTATAATGAGCATGCTACTGCTAAAGACATGAATTAA
- a CDS encoding nitroreductase family protein: protein MSDPILKRVAIRKYTDEKVSQDEIEQLLQAFQAAPCGMHETEVMQVTVVEDEQLLAKIEQLTNNACYGAPLLFVVNVKKDSHFGERDASVAAENIMVEAANLNLGSVYLMMAASVLNTAPDLQAELGITSEFTTAVIVAVGHAAETPSEDRTNRYRVIRK, encoded by the coding sequence ATGTCAGATCCAATTTTAAAGCGTGTTGCAATTCGTAAATATACAGATGAAAAAGTTAGCCAAGATGAAATTGAGCAATTACTGCAGGCCTTTCAAGCAGCACCATGTGGGATGCACGAAACAGAGGTTATGCAAGTAACGGTAGTAGAAGATGAGCAGCTGTTAGCCAAAATTGAACAGTTAACTAACAATGCCTGCTATGGTGCACCACTCTTATTTGTTGTTAATGTCAAAAAGGATAGCCATTTTGGCGAGCGTGATGCTTCAGTTGCGGCTGAAAACATTATGGTGGAAGCTGCAAACCTTAATTTAGGGTCTGTTTACTTAATGATGGCAGCAAGTGTTTTAAATACTGCCCCAGATTTACAGGCAGAATTAGGCATCACATCAGAATTTACGACTGCTGTAATTGTTGCAGTTGGTCACGCTGCAGAAACGCCAAGTGAAGACCGAACTAACAGGTATCGAGTAATTAGAAAATAG
- a CDS encoding SLAP domain-containing protein, protein MKKKLLLGLICAVSLSLGFNITQVGAATTDQAATQPATTATDNSNRQPATTGTTDTNQPASSDKPDNGTSNGTVAVSYLGKNVKLKRNSYVYNKSGKRVKKRALKKNTIVTITGMVTVKGKSLLQINNKKNQYINANNVKSFKVASYKAKRSAFIYNSKGKRTNSYYKKGARIPVIKTKKIKGTKYVGVSETGYVKWSDLNHKSWKIVNQ, encoded by the coding sequence ATGAAGAAGAAATTATTGTTAGGCCTAATATGTGCAGTCTCCTTGTCGCTTGGTTTTAACATTACTCAAGTAGGAGCAGCTACTACCGACCAAGCAGCTACCCAGCCTGCAACTACCGCTACAGATAATTCAAATCGGCAGCCAGCAACAACAGGGACAACTGATACTAATCAACCTGCAAGTAGCGACAAGCCTGATAATGGAACAAGTAATGGTACTGTTGCTGTTTCGTATCTTGGAAAAAACGTTAAGTTGAAACGTAATTCTTATGTTTATAATAAGTCTGGAAAGCGTGTTAAGAAGCGTGCGTTAAAGAAAAATACGATTGTAACAATTACTGGAATGGTAACTGTTAAAGGCAAATCGTTATTGCAAATTAACAATAAGAAGAATCAATATATTAACGCTAATAATGTTAAAAGTTTTAAAGTAGCTAGCTATAAAGCTAAGCGTAGTGCGTTTATTTATAATAGTAAGGGAAAAAGGACTAACAGTTATTACAAAAAGGGTGCCCGTATTCCTGTCATTAAGACTAAGAAAATTAAGGGCACTAAGTATGTAGGTGTTAGTGAAACAGGTTATGTTAAGTGGTCAGATTTAAATCATAAGAGTTGGAAAATTGTAAATCAGTAA
- a CDS encoding glycosyltransferase family 8 protein, with the protein MKNTSDQPIEILVTIDQNYIKPLEVMMYSLKLNNLGQKIRIWIIYDNISDPALTALKDFGQKIGFEIKALAMNADFTFPESLLNLHDYPQEMYFRLLSGKILPSSLHRIIYLDPDILVINSIKPLWHLNLKGKMFAAAAHEGLTDIMSSINNIRLGTTTEYFNSGIMLMDLDQMRQKVKLDDLTAAINQHHDTLILPDQDILNYLYGEDILKIPETKWNYDSRAYPVYLTRSTGDFNLEWVMQNTAILHFCGKPKPWQKENHSRFKALYLNYQQMTNKLTKVKK; encoded by the coding sequence ATGAAAAATACAAGTGATCAGCCAATTGAAATTCTAGTTACTATCGATCAAAACTACATTAAGCCACTTGAAGTGATGATGTACTCGCTCAAACTTAATAATTTAGGGCAAAAAATACGAATTTGGATAATTTATGACAATATTAGTGATCCTGCACTAACTGCTTTAAAAGATTTTGGCCAAAAGATCGGCTTTGAAATTAAAGCATTAGCAATGAATGCCGATTTTACTTTTCCAGAATCATTACTCAACCTGCATGATTACCCACAGGAAATGTATTTTCGCCTATTATCTGGCAAAATCCTGCCTTCCAGCCTGCACAGAATTATTTACCTTGATCCCGATATTTTGGTCATTAATTCAATTAAACCGTTATGGCATTTGAATTTAAAAGGTAAAATGTTCGCTGCAGCTGCTCATGAGGGATTAACGGACATCATGAGTTCAATTAACAACATTCGCTTGGGAACAACGACTGAATATTTTAATTCCGGTATTATGCTAATGGATCTGGACCAAATGCGGCAAAAGGTTAAACTTGATGATCTGACGGCCGCAATCAATCAGCACCATGATACCTTGATTTTGCCTGATCAGGACATTTTGAATTATTTATACGGCGAAGATATCCTTAAAATTCCTGAAACAAAATGGAATTATGATTCCCGCGCCTACCCTGTATATTTAACTAGAAGTACTGGTGATTTTAACCTTGAATGGGTCATGCAAAACACAGCCATTCTCCACTTTTGCGGTAAACCTAAGCCATGGCAAAAAGAAAACCATTCACGCTTTAAGGCACTTTACCTAAATTATCAGCAAATGACCAACAAATTAACAAAAGTAAAAAAATAA
- a CDS encoding HU family DNA-binding protein, with the protein MASINKSELTKEVAAKTGLKQKEAEEVIDAFIDSIKDNLTKGEKVQIIGFGSFEVRQRAERKGRNPQTGKALTIPATQVPAFKPGKALKDAVK; encoded by the coding sequence ATGGCTTCAATTAACAAATCTGAACTTACTAAAGAAGTTGCAGCAAAGACTGGCCTTAAGCAAAAGGAAGCTGAAGAGGTTATTGACGCTTTCATCGACTCAATCAAGGATAACTTGACAAAGGGCGAAAAGGTACAAATCATTGGCTTCGGTTCATTTGAAGTTCGTCAACGTGCAGAAAGAAAAGGTAGAAACCCACAAACTGGTAAAGCCTTAACTATTCCTGCTACTCAAGTACCTGCATTCAAGCCTGGTAAGGCATTGAAGGATGCAGTTAAATAA